The DNA region AGCGCCGCAAAATACTCCTCAAGCTTTGCATCCAGGGCGGCCATCTTGACGGAATCCGCATTCTGGGCGCACAAGGCAAAAGAAAGCAGAGGAAGAAGGATTATGAGGATTAACCTACGCATCGCGATCCGGAAGAACCACTCCCTCCGGAAGGAAGAGAGAAGTATCCCCCTTATGTTTAAGGATATCTCTGACGGCTGAAGACGAGATATGCGCGAATTCCTGTGCGGTAGGGATGATGATAGTCTCGATTTCCGGAGCAAGACGGCGGTTGGCATCTGCGATGGCCCGCTCGTTCTCGAAATCAAGCATGTTCCTGACGCCCCTTATTATATGGGCGATACCCAGCTCGCGGCAGGTATCGATAGTAAGGTTGTCGTATTTGATTATCTCGATCCCGTCCATACCGCGGACAGCCTGGCGTATGATATCCATACGCTGATCCATGCTGAAGAATCCGCGTTTGTCCTGGT from Bacteroidales bacterium WCE2008 includes:
- a CDS encoding Phosphopantetheine adenylyltransferase, with product MKRKALFPGSFDPFTAGHLNILRRALTMFDEIVIAVGVNQDKRGFFSMDQRMDIIRQAVRGMDGIEIIKYDNLTIDTCRELGIAHIIRGVRNMLDFENERAIADANRRLAPEIETIIIPTAQEFAHISSSAVRDILKHKGDTSLFLPEGVVLPDRDA